The following proteins are co-located in the Salvelinus fontinalis isolate EN_2023a chromosome 29, ASM2944872v1, whole genome shotgun sequence genome:
- the LOC129827603 gene encoding transcription factor Adf-1-like, with amino-acid sequence MEERIIFAVSSKPCLFDTTADSYRDINTKNAAWRQVSTIVGLPEEDCRRKWRGLRDRYQRERRAEKEKKRSGSAASGQQPWRFCHILSFLDPFIVPRATSGNFKARPLTSSTSVVATGASRPSTSPTSATITSTGVVRPSTTSSTSMTTTGAAMEDDEMEEAPLDLGPPEIIMNLTEVTTEDLVEQDVAVETNGERNEEEQRHTRRHRRYQPPDPLNSFQQRLLQAVERDAAQPDAHRKEDEETLFAMSLVPTLKRLPQQRKAAVKVQMYQLLFQAEFNEMESI; translated from the exons atggaggagagaatcattttcgcagtatcctcaaaaccgtgtctttttgacacaactgctgacagctacagggacataaacacaaaaaatgctgcttggagacaagtgtccacgatagtaggattgccag AAGAAGACTgtaggaggaagtggagaggactcagggacaggtatcagagagagagaagggcagagaaagagaagaagaggtctGGGTCAGCAGCTTCAGGCCAGCAGCCTTGGCGCTTCTGCCACATTCTGTCTTTTCTGGATCCATTTATTGTGCCTAGGGCAACGAGTGGCAATTTTAAAGCCAGACCCCTTACGTCATCCACAAGTGTTGTCGCCACTGGTGCATCAAGACCCTCAACGTCACCTACAAGTGCGACCATCACCTCCACCGGTGTAGTGAGACCCTCTACAACATCATCCACGAGTATGACCACCACCGGTGCAGCCATGGAAGATGATGAAATGGAGGAAGCACCTCTGGATCTAGGACCGCCTGAGATTATTATGAACCTCACGGAAGTGACCACTGAGGACCTTGTTGAACAGGATGTGGCCGTGGAGACAAACGGAGAGAGAAACGAAGAGGAACAACGTCACACCAGGCGTCATCGGAGGTACCAGCCCCCAGATCCACTCAATTCATTTCAGCAGAGGCTCCTCCAAGCCGTGGAGAGGGATGCAGCCCAACCTGATGCTCACAGGAAGGAGGATGAAGAGACCCTCTTTGCCATGAGCCTGGTGCCAACCCTGAAGAGGCTGCCTCAGCAAAGAAAAGCAGCAGTCAAGGTTCAAATGTATCAGCTGCTTTTCCAAGCCGAGTTCAATG AAATGGAGTCAATTTAG